The Bacillus oleivorans genome has a window encoding:
- a CDS encoding SRPBCC family protein gives MPTVSLDFQFTSSIERVWLALTDSKMLAKWVMENDFKPVVGHKFQFRTEPNKFWDGIVNSEVLVVDQPTKLSYTWETGGENTMVTWTLKEVEGTTHMHLEQTGFENEGNEYNGAKLGWVKMGKQLEKLLAKQ, from the coding sequence ATGCCTACAGTTTCATTGGATTTTCAATTTACCAGTTCAATCGAGCGTGTATGGTTAGCCTTAACGGATTCTAAGATGCTCGCGAAATGGGTAATGGAAAATGATTTTAAACCGGTCGTTGGCCATAAATTTCAGTTTCGGACCGAACCGAATAAATTTTGGGATGGAATTGTCAATTCTGAAGTGCTCGTTGTCGATCAACCAACTAAGCTTTCTTATACTTGGGAAACCGGTGGGGAAAATACAATGGTCACATGGACACTGAAAGAAGTGGAAGGAACCACCCATATGCATCTCGAACAAACTGGATTTGAAAATGAGGGTAATGAATACAACGGAGCGAAACTTGGTTGGGTGAAAATGGGTAAACAGCTGGAAAAGCTACTAGCAAAACAGTAA
- a CDS encoding asparaginase produces MNAVTLVEETRAGIVENVHTGMICGVNEKIETIYYAGDSDHYTYYRSAAKPIQALPVFLSNCITKYGLTNEEAALFTASHRGESYHIAALESMLQKLPVREDELFCPYSYPLNVKPKEEMLRKNLEKRRLYHNCAGKHMGFVTVCREFGFPVEGYWEVDHPLQQQILKLLSELAELPLSEIKIGIDGCGVPVFAIPLKNMALTYLKLACPDLIKDPFLQKAVTQMINIMNEHPRIVASEDFICSVLLQDQNIVAKGGAQGVYCFGLKKERAGFALKVLNGSEDVWPVIIAGILEQISYENKQTIASLRALKPSIFKNDAGAEVGKINEKFILTGMQNTTSEIYRI; encoded by the coding sequence ATGAACGCGGTGACCTTAGTTGAAGAAACCAGAGCAGGCATAGTTGAAAATGTTCATACCGGTATGATTTGCGGGGTAAATGAAAAAATAGAAACGATTTACTATGCAGGGGATTCTGATCATTACACGTATTATCGGTCTGCAGCTAAACCCATCCAGGCGCTGCCTGTATTTTTATCAAATTGTATAACGAAATATGGACTAACGAATGAAGAAGCTGCTTTGTTTACAGCTTCTCACCGAGGAGAATCCTATCATATCGCTGCCCTTGAATCAATGTTACAGAAATTACCTGTCCGTGAAGATGAATTGTTTTGTCCTTATTCCTATCCCTTAAATGTTAAGCCAAAGGAAGAAATGCTTCGAAAAAATTTGGAGAAGAGAAGGCTATACCATAACTGTGCAGGAAAACATATGGGGTTTGTGACGGTTTGCCGTGAATTTGGATTCCCGGTCGAAGGATATTGGGAAGTGGATCACCCTCTTCAGCAACAAATATTGAAATTGCTTTCGGAGCTGGCGGAATTGCCTCTCTCTGAGATAAAGATTGGAATAGATGGTTGTGGCGTTCCTGTTTTTGCAATTCCACTAAAGAATATGGCGCTAACGTATTTAAAATTAGCATGTCCAGATTTGATTAAAGATCCATTCTTGCAAAAAGCTGTGACGCAAATGATTAATATCATGAATGAACATCCACGTATCGTTGCTTCAGAGGACTTTATTTGTTCCGTCCTGCTTCAGGATCAAAATATCGTAGCAAAAGGAGGAGCACAGGGGGTATATTGCTTCGGTTTAAAGAAAGAAAGGGCTGGCTTTGCTTTAAAAGTGTTAAATGGATCAGAGGATGTCTGGCCTGTGATTATAGCTGGCATTCTCGAGCAAATTAGCTATGAAAACAAACAAACGATAGCTAGTTTACGAGCTTTAAAACCATCAATTTTTAAGAATGATGCAGGGGCAGAAGTGGGGAAGATTAACGAAAAGTTTATATTAACTGGAATGCAAAATACGACTTCAGAAATATATCGGATTTGA
- a CDS encoding copper homeostasis protein CutC, which yields MLKEVCVENFTMIPDVIARGAGRIELCDNLAVGGTTVSHGVAKKTIEYCQSKNIKVMAMIRPRGGNFIYSIEEIEMMKHDLIHLKRLGTDGVVLGCLNNTGWIDEMAMVTLLELAKGLEVTFHMGFDHIKPEYQFNAIDWLAKHRVHRILTHGGPMDSPIEHNLPRLKEYIDYAAGRIVILPGGGITYKNLPFVAKALNINEAHGTKIVG from the coding sequence ATGCTTAAAGAAGTCTGTGTGGAGAATTTTACGATGATTCCCGATGTGATTGCAAGAGGAGCAGGCCGTATTGAGCTTTGTGACAATCTTGCTGTCGGGGGTACAACGGTAAGTCACGGTGTTGCAAAAAAGACTATTGAATATTGCCAAAGTAAAAATATTAAGGTCATGGCCATGATAAGGCCAAGAGGTGGCAATTTTATTTATAGTATTGAAGAAATTGAAATGATGAAGCATGATCTTATCCATCTAAAACGGTTAGGTACAGATGGAGTAGTGCTGGGCTGTTTAAATAATACTGGCTGGATTGATGAGATGGCTATGGTCACCCTATTAGAATTGGCAAAAGGGTTAGAGGTTACCTTTCACATGGGGTTTGACCATATAAAACCTGAATATCAGTTTAATGCGATTGATTGGCTCGCAAAACACAGAGTACATCGAATCTTAACCCATGGAGGCCCTATGGATTCCCCAATTGAGCATAACCTTCCCAGATTGAAGGAATATATAGACTATGCGGCGGGCAGAATTGTTATCCTCCCTGGTGGCGGAATTACTTATAAAAATCTGCCATTCGTAGCCAAAGCATTAAATATAAACGAAGCTCATGGGACAAAAATAGTCGGCTAA